GGGTGGTGGCAGCGGCAAGGTAAGTCTTGCCCTGCGGCCGGAGACGGTGGCGCTCGGCCGGCGGGACGGACACGGCGTCGTCCTCGCGGGCCGCATCGCCGGAGTCCATTTCCTGGGCTCCGTCATTCGCGTGCGGGTGTCGGTGGGCGAGCATGTCGTGTCGCTAGACACGTTCAACCGCCCGGACGCGCCGCCGCCCGAGGTGGGCTCGCCTGTCGAGATCAGCGTGTCCGAGCGCGATCTGCTGGTGCTGGCCGCATAGAGCGGGAGGTTCCGCGCCGGATGCGGGACGTTCAGCCCCGCAGCAATTCCAGCGCGGCGCGGTGTAAATCCCGGTTGGCCGCCATCAGCACGGTTTCGAAGCTCTGCCTGTCGCCGAGCGGCCGTCCGTTCCAGTCGGTAACGACACCACCCGCCCCCAGCACGATCGGCATCTGGGGCATGATGTCATAGTCGAACACATTGCTTTCCAACAGCAGGTCCACTCCGCCAAGGGCCAACAGGCCGGCGGCATAGCCGTCATGCGACATGCGCGTGAAACGCACTTTGGAAGCCAGCGCCGCAAAGCGCTTGCGGCGATCCTCGTCGAACTGCTCCAGCGCGGACGTGTAGACGATGGCCTGCTCGATACCGCGGGTTTCGCTGGTGCGGACTGGCTTGCCGTTCAGCACCGTCGCTGCCCCTCTTTGCCCTAGCCACCGTTCGCAGGTGATCGGCTGGTCGATGATGCCGAGCACAGGCACGCCGCGGTGCAGCAGCGCGATCTGGGTGACGAAAGCCAGCGAGCCTGAAATGAAGGACTTCGTGCCGTCGATCGGATCGAGCACCCAAACCCATTCTGCCTGCGCCTGATGCGCGCCGAACTCCTCGCCGCGAATGCCGTGGTCGGGAAAGGCCCCAGCGATCATCCGCCGCATCGCGGCTTCGGCCTCCCGGTCGGCTATCGTCACCGGACTGGAATCCGCCTTGGAATCGACCGCCAGCCGTTGACGAAAATACGGACGGACGATGTCGCGCACGGCGTCCGCCATGCCGTTCGCCAGTTCGAGGAAATCCCGAGGACAATCCAGTTCAGCCATTGTGTCCATCCGATTGGTTGCGGCGACGCGCTTCCGCCGCGATTTCATGGAGCATCGATTTGATCGTGCGCACCTGGGCCGCCGCTGCCGCCGCCTCCTGCTTCAGCCTCTCGTGGAGGTTCGACGAGCCGATTTCGGTGAAGCTCGGAGTCCGGGCCGCTATGAACGGATCCGGCCCTTGCCCTGGCCAGCGCAAGGCCGGGGCGAAATAACCCTCCTCCTCCTCCAGCCCGAACGCGAGAACCTGTGCTTCGTCCTGGCCCAGCAGGAGCAACTCGACCAGCATGGCGTGCATCGGCAGATGTCCATGCCCCGAAGCGCAGGCCAGATGCGCCCAGCCGTCCCCATCCGCCTGGATCAGGCAGTCCTTCACATGGACTTCCATGATATGTGGCGCCTGGCACGCAAGCGCCGTCAGCGGCCGCTCATAGGCGTTGACCATATTGGCGAAGTCGAACAGCAGGCCGAGGTTCGGATTCGCAACCTCGTTCACAATCCGTACAAGCTCATCGGATCTGAGGTCTTCGTGCTGCTCGAGCGTGACGCGCAGCTTGCCGTCGGGATCGTACCGCCGCAACCGGCGCAGGTCGTCGATCGTCCACGAAATTATCTGCGAGATGCGCCCCTCGTAGAGAGGATAGCAGCGAAGCGAACTGGCGCCGACGGCCAGCGCCCTCGCAACAGCATCCGACAAGCCGTCGGGAGATGTCGTGCTCGTTTCGACATGGATTTCGAGGCCAAGTTTCCGCACCTGTTCACCGAAAGTGCAAAGGTCATCCCGAGACATGGCGTTCAGGCTGGCTTCCTCGCCGTCGCCGACATGAATCTTGAGGCCGGCAAGCCCATGACGGTGCGCGAATTCCGCCAGTTCGAATGGCTTTATGCCGCCGAAGCGCAAGTTGAGATGAAAGGCATAGGCGTGGGCGAACAGCGGCGCTGCTTCCGCCCGCCCGGCAAGGCGCCGGCGGACGTCCGCCGGCAGATTCTCGATCCTGCGGCGCCAATCGTCGCCGATCACCGGGATGGCGGGCGTTCCGTTCACGACGGCTGCTCCGCGCTCGACCGGTCATTCGCGACCACGCGCAATCGCCGAGCCTCCTCAGCGAAATATGCCTTGGCAAGAAGCGGCGGCGGAATGCGGCAACACGGCGCGCAGCGAGTCGGCTTGTAGGGCATGTGAACATTCCGAAATTTTGGTCAGCCTGGATTCTGCCAAGAAAATGGAATGCTTCCGATGGCCACTTATAACGTTTTCACAATACCACTTCTATCCCTGCGGGACGCTGTCCGGAGAGTGCGAATGGCGCCGTTTCCGCCCGATCGACGATTCGCCTTTCAACCGTGCATATGTGCTCCAGATGTATTGCAGGAGAACGAAACTGCTGCCGGCTTCGGCCGGCGATCCCTCGTCGTGCTCGCTGGGGTCGTCGCCGCAAGCCTGCCCAGCCACCACATGGCCGATGCCTCGAATGATCATCTTTTCCTCCGCCGCAAAAGCTATCGCCGGATCCGGCGCACCGGTTCACCGCTGCGCTGCGTGACCCCGACGCCCGGCGCCACGCCGACGGCTGCATTGGAGGCGGCCAGCAGCGGCTTGCCGCGCACGATGTCGGAGGCGCGCTCGGCCAGCATGATGGTGGGCGCGTTGAGATTGGCATTCGGCTCGGACGGGAAGACTGAACTGTCGATCACGCGCAGAGCCTCAATGCCACGCACCTTGAGGTTGCTGTCCACCACGGCCATGGCGTCCTCGCCCATACGGCAGGAGCCGCAGGGGTGGTAAGTGCTCTCCATCGTCTCGCGCACCCAGGCGTCGATCTCGTCATTCGTCCTGACATCGGCGCCCGGCGCCATCTCGTCGCCGCGGAAGCGGTCGAATGCAGGCTGAGCGATGATCTCGCGGGTCAGCCTGAGGCAGCGACGGAAACCTTCGCGGTCTTCCTCGCGGGAGAGGTAGTTGAACAGGATGTCCGGCTGCTCATGGGCCTCCGGCGAGCGCAGCCGCACATGGCCGCGGCTCTTGGGCTTGTTCGGACCCGTCAGCACCATGAAGCCATGACCCTTAAGCGGCTTCTTGCCGTCGTAGCGCATCGCGGCGGGCAGGAAATGGAACTGGATATCGGGCCATTCGAGCGATGCGTCGGAGCGGATGAAGCCACCGCTTTCGAAATGGTTCGACACCGACAGGCCCTTCTTGAACAGGATCCATTCGGCGCCGATCAGGAAACGGCTCCACGGACCCATCTTGCCGTTCAGCGTGATTGGCTCCTTGCAGGCGTACTGGATATAGACTTCCGAATGGTCCTGAAGATTCTCACCGACACCCGAAAGATCATGAAGGACCGGCACGCCCGCTTCTCGCAGCACCGCCGCCGGGCCGATGCCGGATCGCTGCAGGAGGTGCGGCGAACCGATCGGTCCCGACGATATCAGCACCTCGCGGGTCGCGTTGACGACATGCCTCGCACCGCCCCGCTCGTATTCGACGCCGACGGCACGCTTGCCGTCGAGGAGGACGCGGCGGGTCATCGCATGGGTGATGACGGTCAGGTTCGGTCGCCCCATGGCCGGCTTGAGGTAGGCGTTGGCGGTCGACCAGCGCACGCCGTCCTTGACGGTCATGTGCATCGCGCCGAAGCCTTCCTGCATGTGGCCGTTCGGATCGTCGGTGGCGATATAGCCCGCCTCGCGGCCGGCACCGACGAAGGCCCGGTAGAGCGGGTTCTTCATCCTGTTACCGGCGTTGGTGGCGAGCGGGCCAGCTTCTCCGCGATAGGAATTGCCGCCATCCTGCCAGCTCTCGGCCCGCTGGAAATAAGGCAGGCAGTTGGCGTAGCCCCAGCCGCGCGCGCCGCGTTCGGCCCATTCGTCGAAATCGCGGGCATGGCCGCGCATATAGACCAGACCGTTGATCGAAGAGGAGCCGCCGAGCACCTTCCCGCGCGGGCAATGCACGCGCCGGCCGTCCAAGCCGGGCTCCGGTAGGGTCATGTATTTCCAGTTGTATTTCGTGCCGTTCATCGGGATCGACAACGCCGTCGGCATCTGGATGAAGATCGACTTGTCGCTGCCGCCGAACTCCAGCACCAGAACGCTCACAGAGGGGTCCTCGGACAAGCGGTTCGCCAGCACGCAGCCAGCGGAGCCAGCGCCGATGATGATGTAGTCGAAAGTGGCATCCATGGCGATTTCCCTAGCTTCTCGGGCTTGGAGCATTCCGCCATGTTCGCGCGGAAGGGCTCTAGCTCATTGTTTTTATGTATTTTTTAAACACATCTCCGGACGTAAGTCGGCCCCTGCGGCATATCAGGAGCGGTACGGGTCGGAACCTGAAGGCGCAGCGGCTCGGCCTTCGGCTTTTAGTCCGCGCCGGCGGCCGCGAGAGCCTTGTGAACTTCGTGATGCAGGTTCTTCTGGATTCGCCGCTTGAGGTCGATGAAATCCTGTGTCGTTACCAAATCGTATTGACGTGGCCGAGGCAGATCGACCTGAACCGTATCGATGATGCGGCCGGGTCTGGCCGACATCACATAGACGACGTCGCCAAGAAAAATCGCTTCGTCGATGTCGTGCGTCACGAAAAGGACGGTCTTCTGATGCCGTTCCCAGATGTCGATCAATAGTTCCTGCATCACCGCTCTGGTCTGGCTATCCAATGCCCCGAATGGCTCGTCCATCAACAGCACTTCCGGATCATTCGCCAACGCGCGGGCGATCGCGACCCTCTGCTTCATGCCGCCCGAAAGATGGCTGGGATAGGCATTCTCGAATCCCCTCAAGCCGACCGCATGCACGAAATGGCGTGCCCGCTCGGCCCGCTCGCGCATGGCGACGTTGCGCAGCGCAAGGCCGAATTCGACATTCTTCTGAACCGATAGCCAAGGAAACAACGAGTAGTTCTGGAAGACCATTCCCCGATCCCGGCCAGGACCGAATACTGTCTTGCTATTGACCTTGCATTCCCCGCTCGATGCCTCTTTCAATCCAGCCACCAGATCGAGCAGGCTCGACTTGCCGCAGCCCGATGGTCCGACGATGACGGCGAACTGTTTGTCCGGGATGCGCATATGGAGATTGCTGAGAGCGACGACTTGGCTGGAATGCCGCGTCCCAAATCGCAGACTTACATTTTCAATGTCGAGAGCACCCATTGCACCGCCTCCTCAGCGTTGCTCTGCCCAAGGCAGGCATACGATCTTGATCCATTTGAAAATCTGGTCGGTCGCCAACCCAAGCATGCCGATGACCAGGATGCCGACGAAGATGTACTCGGCGTGCAGGCCGCGCATCGCCTGCATGCTCATGTAGCCAAGGCCGGAGCTCGAAGCGACGAGTTCCGCGATCACAAGATAAGTCCAAGCCCATCCCATGGTGACGCGCAGCGTGTCCATGACCCCAGGCATGGTCGCCGGCAGCAACATTCTGGTAACGACTTGCCATCTGGTCGCGCCCAACGTGTAGGAGGCGTTGAACAATTCGGCGGGAACCCGGGCGGAAACATCGGAAATCATGACAATCTGCTGGAAGAACGTGCCGATAAAAATGACGGCGACTTTTTCTTCGAAGCCAATGCCGATCCACAGGATCAGCAATGGGATCATGGACGTCACCGGCAGATAGCGCATGAAGTTCACGATTGGCTCCAGCGCCGCGGACACGACGCGGAAGCTGCCCATCAATATCCCGAGCGGAACCGCCACGATCGAGGACAGGAGGAAGCCGACATTGATGACGAGCAGGCTGGCCCAGGTGTTCCTGAGCAGGGACCCGTCAAGCAGCGAATGCCAGAACGCCATGACCACTCGGTGCGGAGCCGGCAGGAACAGCGGATCCGTCAGCCCGCCATAGGTCGCGATGCACCAACCAAGCAGGATGCCGCCGCTCACCATCGCGCCGGCGCCCAGGGTGATGCCGCGCGAAATGGACCGGCGCGGCGTCAGTATTCGGTTCACGAGCAGTGCCGCGCCGGTCATCGGATCAGCCTCCAACGAAACCGTAGTCGATCAGGTCGTCCGGCTTGATCTTGGCCTGGATCCGCCCTTTCTCCGACCAGATATCCAGCGCATAGCCGAGGGTCTTGGAGATTTGTCCGGGCGCGGCGGAAGACCCGAAGAACGTCTGATTTGCGCTCTTGTCGAGATACTCGATTCCCGCCAATGTCTGCTTGAATACCACCGGATCGGCAAGCCAGCCGCCGACACCGCTTGCCATGATCTGGTTTGCTTCGTCCGGATTGGTCTTGATGAATTCGAGCGCCCGATACCAAGCCCGGACAAAAGCCTTGAGATCCGCCTGGTGTGTGGCTGCCGTTTCAGGCGTGACCGCAACCACGTCCGTGATCAGTCCCGGCTTGTCGGCGCTCGACAGCAACAGATGACCATTTGCCGAGTTGGCGCCTTGGCTGAGCGCGGGCTCCCACGTCACGGCCGCGTCGACCTGCCCGGCCACGAACGCGACGCCGGCATCGGTGGCTGTCATGTTGACGACCTCGACGTCATTTTCCGACATGCCGGCCTGCTTCAGGATCGCATTGAAGAAGAACTGCGAAACCGAGCCCGTCTCGAAGGCAACTTTTTTGCCCTTGAGATCCGTTATGGACTTGATGTCC
The nucleotide sequence above comes from Mesorhizobium shangrilense. Encoded proteins:
- a CDS encoding inositol monophosphatase family protein, which translates into the protein MAELDCPRDFLELANGMADAVRDIVRPYFRQRLAVDSKADSSPVTIADREAEAAMRRMIAGAFPDHGIRGEEFGAHQAQAEWVWVLDPIDGTKSFISGSLAFVTQIALLHRGVPVLGIIDQPITCERWLGQRGAATVLNGKPVRTSETRGIEQAIVYTSALEQFDEDRRKRFAALASKVRFTRMSHDGYAAGLLALGGVDLLLESNVFDYDIMPQMPIVLGAGGVVTDWNGRPLGDRQSFETVLMAANRDLHRAALELLRG
- a CDS encoding sugar phosphate isomerase/epimerase family protein — encoded protein: MNGTPAIPVIGDDWRRRIENLPADVRRRLAGRAEAAPLFAHAYAFHLNLRFGGIKPFELAEFAHRHGLAGLKIHVGDGEEASLNAMSRDDLCTFGEQVRKLGLEIHVETSTTSPDGLSDAVARALAVGASSLRCYPLYEGRISQIISWTIDDLRRLRRYDPDGKLRVTLEQHEDLRSDELVRIVNEVANPNLGLLFDFANMVNAYERPLTALACQAPHIMEVHVKDCLIQADGDGWAHLACASGHGHLPMHAMLVELLLLGQDEAQVLAFGLEEEEGYFAPALRWPGQGPDPFIAARTPSFTEIGSSNLHERLKQEAAAAAAQVRTIKSMLHEIAAEARRRNQSDGHNG
- the betA gene encoding choline dehydrogenase, giving the protein MDATFDYIIIGAGSAGCVLANRLSEDPSVSVLVLEFGGSDKSIFIQMPTALSIPMNGTKYNWKYMTLPEPGLDGRRVHCPRGKVLGGSSSINGLVYMRGHARDFDEWAERGARGWGYANCLPYFQRAESWQDGGNSYRGEAGPLATNAGNRMKNPLYRAFVGAGREAGYIATDDPNGHMQEGFGAMHMTVKDGVRWSTANAYLKPAMGRPNLTVITHAMTRRVLLDGKRAVGVEYERGGARHVVNATREVLISSGPIGSPHLLQRSGIGPAAVLREAGVPVLHDLSGVGENLQDHSEVYIQYACKEPITLNGKMGPWSRFLIGAEWILFKKGLSVSNHFESGGFIRSDASLEWPDIQFHFLPAAMRYDGKKPLKGHGFMVLTGPNKPKSRGHVRLRSPEAHEQPDILFNYLSREEDREGFRRCLRLTREIIAQPAFDRFRGDEMAPGADVRTNDEIDAWVRETMESTYHPCGSCRMGEDAMAVVDSNLKVRGIEALRVIDSSVFPSEPNANLNAPTIMLAERASDIVRGKPLLAASNAAVGVAPGVGVTQRSGEPVRRIRR
- a CDS encoding ABC transporter ATP-binding protein, producing the protein MGALDIENVSLRFGTRHSSQVVALSNLHMRIPDKQFAVIVGPSGCGKSSLLDLVAGLKEASSGECKVNSKTVFGPGRDRGMVFQNYSLFPWLSVQKNVEFGLALRNVAMRERAERARHFVHAVGLRGFENAYPSHLSGGMKQRVAIARALANDPEVLLMDEPFGALDSQTRAVMQELLIDIWERHQKTVLFVTHDIDEAIFLGDVVYVMSARPGRIIDTVQVDLPRPRQYDLVTTQDFIDLKRRIQKNLHHEVHKALAAAGAD
- a CDS encoding ABC transporter permease; translation: MTGAALLVNRILTPRRSISRGITLGAGAMVSGGILLGWCIATYGGLTDPLFLPAPHRVVMAFWHSLLDGSLLRNTWASLLVINVGFLLSSIVAVPLGILMGSFRVVSAALEPIVNFMRYLPVTSMIPLLILWIGIGFEEKVAVIFIGTFFQQIVMISDVSARVPAELFNASYTLGATRWQVVTRMLLPATMPGVMDTLRVTMGWAWTYLVIAELVASSSGLGYMSMQAMRGLHAEYIFVGILVIGMLGLATDQIFKWIKIVCLPWAEQR
- a CDS encoding ABC transporter substrate-binding protein encodes the protein MLNKVIGFAAIGLALGMALPAEAGTLKLAHSTWVGYGPFYIARDKGFFKDEGVDVDLTVMEDTPAKMGALQAGQVDLVASTVDEFPIYMPPGKTLRYIMAVDNSKGGDGIVARKDIKSITDLKGKKVAFETGSVSQFFFNAILKQAGMSENDVEVVNMTATDAGVAFVAGQVDAAVTWEPALSQGANSANGHLLLSSADKPGLITDVVAVTPETAATHQADLKAFVRAWYRALEFIKTNPDEANQIMASGVGGWLADPVVFKQTLAGIEYLDKSANQTFFGSSAAPGQISKTLGYALDIWSEKGRIQAKIKPDDLIDYGFVGG